From a single Bremerella cremea genomic region:
- a CDS encoding 3-keto-disaccharide hydrolase, which translates to MKISLLLTICLFTLSIPSLAAAENDDLLFDGNSFAGWEGNLDWFRVEKESVVAGRLDQEIPRNEFLCTEQEFADFELTLEAKLVGDGKNAGIQFRSKRIPDHHEVIGYQCDMGWAGDKPIWGSLYDESRRRTFLAEGNADKVREVLKKRDFIPLKIRAQGKHIQIWVDEVKTVDYHEENDNIPQSGIIGLQIHAGPKCEAWYRNIRLKKL; encoded by the coding sequence ATGAAAATCAGTTTACTGTTGACGATATGCCTGTTCACTTTAAGTATCCCGTCGCTTGCTGCGGCCGAGAACGATGACTTACTGTTCGATGGTAACTCGTTCGCCGGATGGGAAGGCAACCTGGACTGGTTCCGAGTCGAGAAAGAATCGGTCGTCGCAGGTCGCCTCGATCAAGAGATCCCGCGTAACGAATTCCTTTGTACCGAGCAGGAATTCGCCGATTTCGAATTAACGTTGGAAGCCAAGTTGGTTGGCGATGGGAAGAACGCCGGCATTCAGTTTCGCAGCAAACGCATTCCTGATCACCATGAAGTGATTGGTTATCAGTGCGACATGGGCTGGGCAGGCGATAAACCGATCTGGGGATCGCTGTACGACGAATCACGACGGCGCACCTTCCTGGCAGAAGGCAACGCCGATAAGGTAAGAGAAGTCCTGAAAAAGAGAGACTTCATCCCCTTAAAAATCCGCGCCCAAGGCAAGCACATTCAGATTTGGGTCGACGAAGTGAAAACGGTGGACTATCACGAAGAAAACGACAACATTCCTCAGTCGGGAATCATCGGCCTTCAGATTCATGCCGGTCCGAAGTGCGAAGCCTGGTACCGAAACATTCGTTTGAAGAAGCTATAA
- a CDS encoding HAD-IA family hydrolase, which produces MSNLCVIFDLDGTLVDSETLGTESLLELLPELDAPLETLIAAYRGQRMATILADVERRLNRKLPADFEHHYRDHASARMRTHLKPMPGVVEMLKQLTFPLAVASSAPPAKIQLALNVCGIDHYFGQNVFSCYEINTWKPDPAIFLHTAHAMNVTPQQCVVVEDSDVGVVAALAAGIRVLRYGFPHTSPEVTEFREMKRLPSLLQELSLDLR; this is translated from the coding sequence ATGTCGAACCTGTGCGTGATCTTTGATTTAGACGGCACACTCGTCGATAGCGAAACGCTGGGTACCGAATCGCTTCTGGAATTGCTGCCCGAGTTGGACGCCCCGCTAGAAACACTCATCGCAGCTTATCGCGGTCAACGAATGGCCACCATCTTGGCCGATGTCGAGCGTCGGCTAAATCGCAAGTTGCCTGCCGACTTTGAACATCACTATCGCGACCATGCCTCCGCCAGGATGCGTACCCACTTAAAGCCAATGCCTGGCGTGGTAGAGATGCTCAAGCAGCTAACGTTTCCCTTGGCAGTCGCCTCGAGCGCACCGCCAGCCAAGATTCAGCTGGCCTTGAACGTCTGCGGCATTGATCATTACTTCGGCCAGAATGTTTTCAGCTGCTACGAGATCAACACCTGGAAACCTGACCCAGCGATTTTTCTGCACACAGCTCACGCGATGAACGTTACTCCTCAGCAGTGCGTGGTGGTTGAAGACAGCGATGTCGGCGTGGTCGCAGCCTTAGCAGCCGGGATACGCGTTCTACGTTACGGCTTTCCTCACACCTCGCCCGAAGTCACCGAGTTCCGCGAGATGAAACGACTGCCATCGCTTTTGCAGGAACTATCGCTAGATCTTCGCTGA
- the ilvD gene encoding dihydroxy-acid dehydratase, protein MSQPLNKYSSRVTQPKSQGASQAMLYGTGMTSEDMNKAQVGICSVWYEGNTCNMHLNKLGDEVKQGVVGADMVGMRFNTIGVSDGISMGTEGMSYSLQSRDLIADSIETIMGGQWYDALVAIPGCDKNMPGCLIAMGRLNRPALMVYGGTIKPGFRNGEKLDVVSAFQCYGQYLAGTITEDERKEIVRKSCPGAGACGGMYTANTMASAIEALGMALPFSASIPAEDSGKIDECHRAGAAIRNLLEKDIKPRDIMTRAAFENAMVVVMALGGSTNAVLHLIAMARSVDIDLTLQDFQAVSDRVPMLADFKPSGKYVQEDLHKIGGTPAVMKYLLKEGLMNGDCLTVTGKTLAENCADVPDLTEGQDIVHSLSNPIKKTGHLQMLFGTLAPEGAVAKITGKEGLQFSGPAKVFDSEEDMLHALEDKKIVKGDVVVIRYEGPKGGPGMPEMLTPTSAIMGAGLGPYVALLTDGRFSGGSHGFIVGHVTPEAQVGGPIALAQDGDIITIDADKRVIDLEVSEEELARRKEAWTAPPFKVKRGTLYKYIKNVKSASQGCVTDE, encoded by the coding sequence GTGTCCCAGCCCCTGAACAAGTACAGTTCGCGTGTCACTCAACCGAAAAGCCAAGGTGCATCCCAGGCCATGTTGTATGGAACTGGAATGACCTCTGAAGACATGAACAAGGCTCAGGTTGGCATCTGTAGCGTTTGGTACGAGGGCAACACCTGCAATATGCACCTCAACAAGTTGGGGGACGAGGTTAAGCAGGGCGTGGTCGGGGCCGACATGGTTGGTATGCGTTTCAATACCATCGGGGTGAGTGACGGTATCTCGATGGGGACCGAAGGGATGAGCTACTCGCTGCAGTCCCGCGACCTGATTGCGGACTCGATCGAAACCATCATGGGAGGTCAATGGTACGATGCCCTGGTCGCGATTCCTGGTTGCGATAAGAACATGCCGGGCTGTTTGATTGCGATGGGACGCTTGAATCGTCCGGCCCTGATGGTCTATGGCGGAACGATCAAGCCTGGTTTCCGCAACGGTGAAAAGTTGGATGTCGTTTCCGCTTTTCAATGTTACGGTCAGTACCTTGCCGGCACGATTACCGAAGACGAACGCAAGGAAATCGTCCGTAAGTCTTGCCCCGGAGCCGGCGCTTGTGGTGGTATGTACACGGCAAATACTATGGCTTCGGCTATCGAAGCGTTGGGGATGGCCCTCCCCTTCTCTGCCAGCATTCCGGCGGAAGATTCCGGCAAGATCGACGAATGCCATCGAGCAGGCGCTGCGATTCGCAATCTGTTAGAAAAAGACATCAAGCCACGCGACATTATGACTCGCGCTGCGTTCGAGAACGCCATGGTTGTGGTGATGGCCTTAGGTGGGTCGACCAATGCTGTGCTGCACTTGATTGCCATGGCCCGCAGTGTTGATATCGACCTGACTCTGCAAGACTTCCAAGCCGTGAGCGATCGTGTGCCGATGCTGGCCGACTTCAAGCCGAGTGGTAAGTACGTGCAAGAAGATCTTCACAAGATCGGTGGCACTCCAGCCGTGATGAAGTACCTGCTGAAGGAAGGCTTGATGAACGGCGATTGCCTCACCGTCACCGGTAAGACCTTGGCTGAGAATTGTGCCGATGTCCCTGATTTGACTGAAGGGCAAGACATCGTGCATTCGTTGTCGAACCCAATTAAGAAGACCGGTCACTTGCAGATGTTGTTCGGTACCCTTGCTCCGGAAGGGGCGGTTGCGAAGATCACCGGCAAGGAAGGTCTCCAGTTTAGCGGACCGGCTAAAGTCTTCGATTCAGAAGAAGACATGCTGCACGCATTGGAAGACAAGAAGATCGTCAAGGGGGACGTCGTTGTCATCCGCTACGAAGGGCCCAAAGGTGGTCCTGGAATGCCGGAGATGTTGACTCCCACTTCGGCAATCATGGGAGCCGGACTCGGGCCGTATGTTGCCCTTCTGACCGATGGCCGCTTCTCTGGTGGTTCGCACGGTTTTATTGTTGGGCACGTGACTCCCGAAGCCCAGGTTGGTGGTCCGATCGCTTTGGCTCAGGATGGCGATATCATCACGATCGACGCTGATAAGCGGGTGATTGACCTTGAGGTCTCGGAAGAAGAACTGGCCCGCCGCAAAGAAGCCTGGACCGCTCCGCCGTTCAAGGTGAAACGAGGCACGCTTTACAAGTACATCAAGAACGTAAAGAGTGCTTCGCAAGGCTGCGTGACCGACGAATAA
- a CDS encoding alpha/beta hydrolase-fold protein yields the protein MKRLTYSILALGIAWFSLPGIASATIVELKNGMRLEGSVGLIASMSDDPLKTPTAGAVDLQLILLVDNDLKRTFVSKYQVQDSQEAAPMSVERIKINQRVSDSGRNVHAVGESIRISPFDEFGRRIYSMQTAQGPIDVIQGITEITPDWTRVQGLMAERKYVWDMRIKTSTIPRDKLSAILMRRIDPKNASQRLQIVRLYLQANRYRDAAVELQSLLKDFPELKEHKKHLDELWQLSANNLIDEVELRKETGQHNLAYGMLNKFPSDNVASSTLLKVSSMLTDYQTAYERRDKMFALLKQHREEFNDPVKKPQVDAAIDEIEKELNINNMDRLGPYLRLSDDPKLNGEEKLSLAISGWILGPNDATENMAVALSVFESRDLVSEYISNKLDVDRRGILEKLQGMEGGAPAYVAKIMQFMKPPLWNAEPETASEIRGYYLMRAKGVPGHSDFFYYVQLPEGYDPYRKYPTIVTLHGAGTTAEQQIDWWAGSHSEKAKIRLGQAARNGYIVIAPMWAEEHQYEYNYSAFEHASVLFSLRDAMRHFSIDSDRVFLSGHSMGGDAAWDIGLAHPDLWAGVIPIVAKADKYVARYWENARTVPLYFVCGELDGNKREVNARDFDRYLTKPRFDTTVVEYRGRGHEHFQDEIQDLFTWMGLHKRQFFPKEFEVVSMRPWDNFFFWLEVSDFPERSLVLPSNYPEPKKAPVTIRSKVLDTNGIYIDSGTGKANVYLTPDLVNFDERITITYKGRNYGNGVEPSTEVMLEDGRTRADRLHPFWAKVDTNDR from the coding sequence ATGAAGCGTTTGACCTACTCGATCTTGGCCCTTGGTATCGCTTGGTTCTCTTTGCCAGGCATCGCGTCTGCCACGATTGTTGAACTGAAAAACGGTATGCGGCTGGAAGGTTCCGTCGGTCTGATCGCCAGTATGAGCGACGACCCCCTGAAGACTCCCACCGCCGGAGCGGTTGACCTGCAATTGATTCTGCTGGTCGATAACGATCTAAAGCGGACTTTTGTCTCGAAGTACCAAGTCCAAGACTCGCAAGAAGCGGCCCCCATGTCCGTGGAACGGATCAAGATTAACCAGCGCGTCAGCGATTCTGGGCGCAACGTTCACGCCGTTGGCGAAAGCATTCGAATTTCCCCATTCGACGAATTCGGACGACGCATTTACTCGATGCAGACCGCCCAAGGCCCGATTGATGTCATCCAAGGGATTACCGAGATCACGCCCGATTGGACGCGTGTGCAGGGGCTTATGGCCGAACGTAAATACGTCTGGGACATGCGGATTAAAACCAGCACAATCCCCCGCGACAAGTTAAGTGCCATCTTAATGCGACGCATCGATCCGAAAAACGCGTCACAGCGGCTGCAGATTGTTCGGCTCTATCTTCAGGCAAATCGCTATCGTGATGCGGCCGTCGAATTGCAATCGTTGTTAAAAGACTTTCCTGAACTTAAGGAACACAAGAAGCATCTCGACGAACTTTGGCAGTTGAGTGCCAATAACTTGATTGACGAAGTGGAGCTACGCAAAGAAACCGGGCAGCACAACCTGGCCTATGGCATGCTCAATAAGTTCCCCAGCGATAACGTCGCCAGTAGCACGCTGCTCAAGGTCAGTTCAATGCTGACCGATTACCAAACCGCCTACGAGCGACGCGATAAGATGTTCGCCCTGCTCAAACAACATCGCGAAGAGTTCAACGATCCCGTCAAAAAGCCGCAAGTCGATGCGGCGATCGATGAGATCGAAAAAGAATTGAACATCAACAACATGGATCGTCTGGGGCCCTATTTGCGTCTCTCGGATGACCCCAAGTTAAATGGGGAAGAAAAGTTGTCGTTGGCAATCAGCGGCTGGATCTTGGGGCCCAACGATGCCACAGAAAACATGGCCGTTGCGCTAAGTGTGTTTGAATCGCGCGATTTAGTTAGCGAGTATATCTCGAACAAGCTGGATGTCGATCGACGCGGAATTCTGGAAAAACTGCAAGGGATGGAAGGTGGAGCGCCTGCCTATGTTGCCAAGATCATGCAGTTCATGAAACCACCGCTTTGGAATGCCGAACCAGAAACGGCGTCAGAGATTCGTGGTTATTACCTGATGCGTGCCAAAGGGGTGCCAGGCCATTCCGATTTTTTCTATTACGTTCAGCTACCAGAAGGGTATGACCCTTACCGCAAGTATCCCACCATCGTCACGCTGCACGGGGCTGGCACGACGGCGGAACAGCAAATCGATTGGTGGGCCGGTTCCCATAGTGAAAAGGCTAAGATTCGGCTGGGTCAGGCCGCTCGAAACGGCTACATCGTTATCGCACCAATGTGGGCTGAAGAGCATCAGTACGAATACAACTACTCCGCATTCGAGCACGCCTCGGTCTTGTTCAGCTTACGCGATGCCATGCGACACTTCTCGATCGACAGCGACCGCGTCTTCTTGAGCGGTCACTCGATGGGTGGAGACGCCGCTTGGGATATCGGTTTGGCTCATCCCGATTTATGGGCTGGTGTGATCCCTATTGTGGCCAAGGCCGATAAATACGTCGCCCGCTACTGGGAGAACGCCCGCACCGTTCCACTTTACTTTGTGTGTGGCGAGTTGGATGGCAACAAACGCGAGGTGAATGCCCGTGACTTCGATCGTTATCTGACCAAACCAAGATTCGATACCACTGTGGTCGAATATCGTGGCCGAGGTCACGAGCACTTCCAGGACGAGATTCAAGATCTCTTTACCTGGATGGGGCTGCACAAGCGGCAGTTCTTTCCCAAAGAGTTTGAAGTCGTATCGATGCGTCCCTGGGACAACTTCTTCTTCTGGCTCGAAGTTAGCGACTTTCCAGAACGCAGCCTAGTGCTTCCTTCGAATTACCCAGAACCGAAAAAAGCCCCGGTAACCATTCGCAGTAAAGTGCTAGATACCAATGGAATTTACATCGATAGTGGCACCGGCAAAGCGAACGTCTATCTGACGCCAGACCTGGTGAACTTTGACGAGCGAATCACGATCACCTACAAGGGGAGAAATTACGGCAACGGGGTCGAGCCCTCGACCGAAGTAATGCTCGAAGATGGCAGAACCCGTGCCGATCGCTTGCATCCGTTCTGGGCGAAGGTAGATACGAACGACCGGTGA
- a CDS encoding response regulator, whose amino-acid sequence MTSNSSDSQRLVLHVDDDENFLKLTKHRLANEGYTVDSLSRPEHALKYLLNSNCRVCILDIDMPRLNGLELLQEIKSYDGGIQVIMVTGLVSQMTVLESLRGGAEACFFKPMPNFGPLLEALGATFVKVDRWWHCLHDLKNRRQTELGDAHSTLTQF is encoded by the coding sequence ATGACATCAAATTCATCAGATTCGCAACGGCTAGTTTTACACGTTGATGATGATGAAAACTTTCTGAAGCTGACAAAGCATCGCCTGGCGAACGAAGGCTACACGGTCGATTCGCTTAGTCGCCCAGAACATGCGCTTAAATACTTGCTCAACTCGAACTGTCGGGTGTGCATTCTCGATATTGACATGCCACGTCTCAATGGGCTTGAGTTGCTTCAAGAGATCAAATCGTATGACGGTGGCATCCAAGTCATCATGGTGACCGGACTTGTTTCGCAGATGACGGTCCTAGAGTCGCTTCGTGGTGGAGCGGAAGCTTGTTTCTTTAAGCCGATGCCTAATTTCGGCCCCTTATTGGAAGCGTTGGGCGCCACTTTCGTCAAAGTCGATCGGTGGTGGCATTGTCTCCATGACTTGAAGAATCGCAGACAAACGGAACTAGGTGATGCTCACTCAACTCTCACTCAGTTCTAG
- a CDS encoding YjfB family protein, with the protein MTSVEGIAAAGSAIQQSQTQNQVDIAVAKKTLDAQKLQGDAAVQLIESAARISKSPGTGNLINTSG; encoded by the coding sequence ATGACAAGTGTGGAAGGCATTGCCGCAGCAGGATCGGCGATTCAGCAATCTCAAACGCAGAATCAGGTCGATATTGCCGTCGCCAAGAAGACATTAGACGCACAAAAACTACAAGGGGATGCCGCTGTGCAGCTGATTGAATCGGCCGCCCGCATCAGCAAGTCGCCTGGCACTGGTAATTTGATTAACACCAGCGGCTAA
- a CDS encoding DUF1559 domain-containing protein, protein MKSFKGNRNAFTLVELLVVIAIIGVLIALLLPAVQQAREAARRMQCSNNMKQIGLAMHNYHDTYNSFPAGAYGCCWGTWQVSILPYIEQKNLYENYNITDKYATSESRYSGSDNTDVTRVRLDALTCPSDIPNAPLSSITSHNYAANYGNTGYAQQADLNGVIFGGAPFEYVSGGSNEFYGFKDVVDGTSNTLLVGEVLQGQKTDLRGFSWWGDASSFTAYLAPNSTEPDRIYSSSYCNNLPQLNLPCAVSSTAAPTMFASRSRHPGGVQVTLCDGSTRFVAETIQINIWRSLATTHGKEVISDF, encoded by the coding sequence GTGAAGTCATTTAAGGGAAACCGTAACGCATTCACTCTCGTCGAGTTGCTAGTGGTCATTGCGATCATTGGCGTTTTAATCGCGCTTTTGTTGCCTGCCGTACAGCAAGCCAGAGAAGCGGCCCGCCGTATGCAATGCTCGAATAACATGAAGCAAATCGGCTTGGCAATGCACAATTACCATGACACGTACAACAGCTTCCCTGCGGGGGCTTACGGCTGCTGTTGGGGAACCTGGCAGGTATCGATCTTGCCGTACATTGAGCAAAAAAACCTGTACGAGAACTACAACATCACCGACAAGTACGCAACTTCCGAATCTCGATACAGCGGCAGCGATAACACAGATGTCACGCGGGTTCGTCTGGATGCATTGACTTGCCCTAGCGATATCCCCAACGCTCCCCTGAGTTCGATTACTTCGCACAACTATGCTGCGAACTACGGCAATACCGGCTATGCCCAACAAGCTGACCTGAACGGGGTTATCTTTGGAGGAGCTCCATTCGAGTATGTTAGTGGCGGCTCAAACGAATTTTATGGCTTTAAAGATGTCGTAGATGGTACATCGAACACGTTGCTAGTTGGCGAGGTCTTGCAAGGACAGAAGACTGATCTACGTGGCTTTTCGTGGTGGGGGGATGCCTCCAGCTTTACGGCTTACTTGGCCCCCAACTCTACCGAGCCAGACCGTATTTATTCGTCCAGCTATTGCAACAATCTGCCACAGCTAAATCTGCCATGTGCTGTTTCTTCAACGGCCGCACCAACCATGTTCGCTTCGCGCAGCCGCCATCCAGGTGGTGTCCAAGTAACATTGTGTGATGGCTCGACTCGTTTTGTGGCGGAAACCATTCAAATCAACATCTGGCGTTCCCTTGCCACTACCCACGGAAAAGAAGTTATTTCCGACTTCTAA
- a CDS encoding HAD family hydrolase translates to MSSRIKFFYFDLGKVLLDFDHDIACRQLANILGTTPEIIRQDVFHSGEQWKYERGEITTLDLHNWLCSRYEVEAKLEDIVHAASSIFHPMPDTIELAEQLHAAGHPLGILSNTCDCHWEYCLGKPFPFLTKLFPVHALSFRLGFMKPDLAIYRKAAELCEVPPENIFFVDDRQENIDGAANAGYDAVLFQSAAQLRQELNSRGVRF, encoded by the coding sequence ATGAGCTCTCGAATCAAGTTCTTCTATTTCGATCTGGGCAAAGTCCTGCTCGACTTTGATCACGATATTGCCTGCCGGCAACTGGCCAATATCTTAGGCACCACGCCAGAGATCATCCGGCAAGATGTCTTCCACTCGGGCGAACAGTGGAAGTACGAACGGGGCGAAATTACGACGCTCGATCTGCACAACTGGCTATGCAGCCGCTACGAAGTGGAAGCGAAACTGGAAGATATCGTTCATGCCGCTTCAAGTATCTTTCATCCGATGCCAGATACCATTGAACTCGCCGAACAACTTCATGCAGCCGGACACCCTCTGGGCATTTTATCGAATACTTGTGATTGCCATTGGGAATATTGCCTGGGCAAGCCTTTTCCATTTCTGACGAAGCTGTTTCCCGTTCACGCTTTAAGTTTCCGTCTGGGCTTTATGAAGCCAGACCTGGCGATCTATCGGAAAGCCGCAGAGTTGTGTGAAGTCCCTCCCGAAAATATTTTCTTTGTGGACGACCGCCAGGAAAATATCGATGGTGCGGCCAATGCCGGTTATGACGCTGTTTTATTCCAATCTGCAGCCCAACTGCGGCAGGAATTGAATTCTCGCGGCGTCCGATTCTAA